The genomic DNA AAACCCTAAAAACCAATAAAATTGGGGGAACCACCAAATCAACACCTCAAAACACGAAACGAACAAAATTAACCAAAAGGGGTTGTAGAAAATGACCTGTTTTAGTGAGAAGAGTGAGATTCAGAAGCAGAATGAGAGTGAGAAGGCGCGTAGATCTTGTCATAAGCCATTTCACCCACCACATATATTCCAAAAGCTACAAGAGCTATGCCAAGCCCAGGTGTTGCGTGACGGAACTGATTTGATAGCATTGGGTGTTTTCTCCACGCGTCTCTTCTCCTGAAGAACTCTCCTGTGGGGCCCAGTTGTTTCGCCATTTTCacacagtgtgtgtgtgtgtgtgtgtttttttgTGTTGACAAGTAAAATGAAGATGTAGATTTTGGAAATGTGAGTGTTTGTTTGTTTGGGATGTTTAAATTGGAATGGGTTTATTGCAGGCCCAATTTTGTTATGCCCGGCCCATAATATCTTTACAGCCCACTAAGTTATTGGACAATACAAATTAAAATTAGTTTATAAATTAAATTGGGACTATATATGTATTTCACATTGTTATTACTATTAACAGAAAAAAAACAAATTCAATTGGAGACATGCATTGTTCAAAACATGATTTTCATGTTGCTCTTGCTGGCATAAATGTCAAGTTTATACTCCCAGGAGTATACACATTTGAATACATGGCTGGTTTGTTGGGAAAATTTTACCACTTGCATATTGATACAATTATTATTTTCAAGACGATTATAATGTATTAACTCATCTCAATACCAAAATTTCAGTGTGAGATTAAAGGAACTGCACTGTAAGTCTATAACCCTGATTCAACTTGATAATTAGCACAAATTATTCTTTTTCACAATTTTGGAACAATAAAATTAGAGAAATACTTCATAATTAGCACAAATTATTCTTTTTCACAACTTGATAATGACAAATAATTAGTTGtcattattttattaattatttcacAATAATTGTTATGAACCCCTCGTGCATGAGTCCACAAATAAAAATACGCCACATGTCATTTAgaaatttttttgaattattttcgGGATACGGAGCATTACtcataaaattataatatttttaatctCATTTCAAATGAGTTATGGTatcaaaatgaatttcaaattctTCCCGAATTGTACTTGGCATATTTTAATTGACGTACTTATATTAATTCACGTATAATCTAATTTATGTATAAGAGAATGATGAATGGTTAGTTGACGTATTATCATTTATGAACCAACGGCTTGAGAACTCTAACATTTATcttcaaatatatttttacttttATTGATCAAAATGGCCGAATGTTAATTCAAAATTATACAAAAATTCTATCAAAAGTCCACTATTTAATTGAAGTTGTAGAGTTCATATATGTTATACAAGTAACTTATTACgtaaaaatattacaaaatttattATCGTGCGAATTATTTTTTGCAAATAACATTATTTTAATAAcaatttaataaattttatatattatataagtAAAATATTGCATATTGTTTCACATAATATGTCAAATTTGCAGAAAAATCATATTAATGTTACATGTTTTAAATATTCCACTTATGAAATTTACAagatttttattaaaataataatatttataaaatatgcTTTACGAAATAATATGCTTTATAATATTTTATTCATAGAACAGATATGGACTTGAGAAGTCCTCCTACTCCCCATCACTCGACTCTTATACATTATAATTGAATAGTTTTAATTTGAGAATATGCAAAtcttaaaatttaataaatataagTAAAAAAAGAGTCAAAAATGGCCAATCCAAAATTCTACTGACTATATAAGCAGATTACCAAGTGGTGTGTTGATTAATAGTACAAATTCTTACCAAAGACACTCTCTGTCAGGCGCCCACGCCCACTATTTACATTTCAACTGCCAACAACTGAATTGCTTGTCAGTTTTTTCAGAGAGAAATATGAGTATTCTTGGTTTTTCCTTCTCTTCCTGTTCTTGTTCTTCTTATCTCTCTAATCTTGAAATCCCATCTAAATCATTCATTTCTCTTTCAAACTCCAAGATTTTGCTTTCTAACTCCAAGATTTCAAGTTTTAAAACTACCCAGTATCCtaaaatcatttcttttacaaATGCTTCAAGATTCAAGTGTTCTGCTGCTGCTTCTCAGCTTACCAAGGTCAGAATTAAAACATTTTGTATTTTTTGTTTAGTTCTGCACAATTAAAAGATTCCCTTTTGTTTAACTAGGTTCTTGTATAGATTCCTTTTGTCTGTTTGTTAAAATATGCTAATAAGCAATGTACACAGGTTGTGAAATCATGATTCCTTTAATTTATAAAGCTCTTCTTTTAATCCACAATTTGTGTAGAAATTAGAATTAAGCTCTACAATTTTGGTGTAGAGGTTTGTAGAGGCAATGGTACAATTAAGCTCTCTTCCTAATATGATATCAGAGT from Apium graveolens cultivar Ventura chromosome 5, ASM990537v1, whole genome shotgun sequence includes the following:
- the LOC141724339 gene encoding NADH dehydrogenase [ubiquinone] 1 beta subcomplex subunit 3-B-like; the encoded protein is MAKQLGPTGEFFRRRDAWRKHPMLSNQFRHATPGLGIALVAFGIYVVGEMAYDKIYAPSHSHSASESHSSH